A region of Pseudarthrobacter sp. NIBRBAC000502770 DNA encodes the following proteins:
- a CDS encoding universal stress protein, whose protein sequence is MANVVVVGVDASPSARKAAEVALDLAGSLGASLHIVTAFEMETAETFGVGSDKVRISNADSSEIVAKSLGASRPGVEITHFAARGKPADSLIKEAIRLDARVIVVGNRRMRGIGRLLGSVANSVAHNAPCDVYIANTYED, encoded by the coding sequence ATGGCCAATGTAGTGGTTGTAGGGGTGGACGCCAGCCCGTCCGCGCGGAAGGCAGCGGAAGTCGCGCTGGACCTGGCCGGGTCGCTGGGGGCCTCACTGCACATAGTGACCGCCTTCGAGATGGAGACCGCCGAAACCTTTGGGGTGGGCTCGGACAAGGTGAGGATTTCCAACGCCGACAGCTCCGAGATCGTGGCGAAGTCCCTGGGCGCATCCCGGCCGGGAGTGGAAATCACCCACTTCGCAGCCCGTGGCAAGCCGGCGGATTCGCTGATCAAGGAAGCCATCCGCCTGGACGCCCGGGTGATCGTGGTGGGCAACCGCAGGATGCGCGGGATTGGCCGGCTGCTGGGCAGCGTCGCCAACAGCGTGGCGCACAACGCCCCGTGCGATGTCTACATCGCGAACACGTACGAGGACTGA
- a CDS encoding DUF817 domain-containing protein produces MRSPTPLERRIDERAHRFLATAPANGARAKLTEFIVFGLKQGWACIFGAALLAVLMAARLWYPDGTGLARNDFLTVAAVVIQILMVAFKLETLRELRVIVLFHLVGTVMELFKTDMGSWSYGAEGVLRIGAVPLFSGFMYAAVGSYMVRVYRLFDLRFAAYPRRWLTAVLAAAIYANFFTHHYLWDLRWVLLAAVVLIFGRCVMHFRVFRREFRMPLVVSFLLVALFIWLAENIATWSGAWLYPSQVDGWHPVGLEKLVAWFLLMIISVVLVAWVYKPRPPEPENAPRREVRRPAGLR; encoded by the coding sequence AGTCCCACACCGTTGGAGCGGCGGATCGATGAACGCGCCCACCGCTTCCTGGCCACGGCCCCCGCCAATGGCGCCAGGGCCAAACTCACTGAATTCATTGTTTTCGGACTCAAACAGGGCTGGGCCTGCATTTTCGGCGCCGCACTCCTGGCCGTGCTGATGGCGGCCAGGCTCTGGTACCCGGACGGTACAGGGCTGGCACGCAACGACTTCCTGACCGTCGCCGCCGTCGTGATCCAAATCCTGATGGTGGCGTTCAAGCTGGAAACGCTGCGGGAACTGCGGGTGATCGTCCTGTTCCACCTGGTGGGCACGGTGATGGAGCTGTTCAAAACCGATATGGGTTCGTGGTCCTACGGGGCCGAAGGCGTCCTGCGCATCGGGGCCGTGCCGCTCTTCAGCGGATTCATGTATGCCGCCGTGGGCTCGTACATGGTGCGCGTCTACCGGCTGTTCGACCTTCGCTTCGCTGCCTACCCGCGCCGCTGGCTCACCGCGGTCCTCGCCGCCGCCATCTACGCCAACTTCTTCACCCACCACTACTTGTGGGACCTTCGCTGGGTGCTGCTCGCCGCCGTCGTGCTCATCTTCGGCCGGTGCGTGATGCACTTCCGCGTCTTCCGGCGGGAGTTCCGCATGCCACTGGTGGTGTCCTTCCTGCTGGTGGCGCTGTTCATCTGGCTGGCCGAGAACATCGCCACGTGGTCCGGCGCGTGGCTCTACCCCAGCCAGGTGGACGGCTGGCACCCGGTGGGCCTGGAAAAACTCGTGGCCTGGTTCCTGCTGATGATCATTTCCGTGGTGCTGGTGGCCTGGGTCTACAAGCCGCGGCCGCCGGAACCGGAGAACGCCCCACGCCGGGAGGTCCGGCGCCCCGCTGGGCTGCGCTAA
- a CDS encoding cupin domain-containing protein, with protein sequence MKYTKSGGQTAAGPKEWFTGTVQIDGIRNPDEQSAIGCAHVRFAPGARTAWHHHPKGQTLYVTDGVGLVARRGGEIQEIRPGDVVYIEPGEEHWHGATPERFMAHVAMQEADAEGQVVTWLDHVTDEEYSA encoded by the coding sequence ATGAAGTACACCAAGAGCGGCGGCCAGACGGCGGCCGGCCCGAAGGAATGGTTCACCGGGACCGTGCAGATCGACGGGATCCGGAATCCTGACGAACAGTCAGCCATCGGTTGCGCGCACGTCCGGTTCGCCCCCGGTGCCCGGACCGCGTGGCACCACCACCCCAAGGGCCAGACCCTCTATGTCACCGACGGCGTGGGGCTGGTAGCGCGCCGGGGCGGGGAGATCCAGGAAATCCGTCCCGGTGACGTGGTCTACATCGAACCCGGGGAAGAACACTGGCACGGGGCAACCCCGGAGCGCTTCATGGCGCACGTCGCCATGCAGGAAGCGGATGCTGAGGGGCAGGTCGTCACCTGGCTCGATCACGTCACTGACGAAGAATACAGCGCCTGA
- a CDS encoding MFS transporter, whose amino-acid sequence MAPEKLLTSTSAPQKPRAQQPAHWGGVFAMSLCVFALIASEFMPVSLLTPMAAELQVSEGMVGQGIAISGLFAVLTSLSVSTLAGNLNRKPLLLGLTTLMAVSGALVAMAPGYLLFMVGRALIGVVIGGFWSMSAATAMRLVPAHQVPRALAIFNGGNALATVLAAPLGSYLGSVIGWRGAFFCLVPVAVLALAWQWISLPSMKAGTRATGTVFGIFAAFKSRTVAWGMAACGSFFMGQFVLFTYIRPFLETVTRVDVATISLVLLVIGVAGFAGTMLIGRFLGKGLYRTLAAIPALMAVIAAALVPSGGWFAAVVVLLAFWGLMSTSAPVGWWSWIAEAMPHDAEAGGGLMVAVVQTSIAVGSTLGGVLFDSAGYGGAFLAAAAILAVSSVLAYLTARVTGRTA is encoded by the coding sequence ATGGCCCCCGAAAAACTTCTCACCAGTACCAGCGCGCCCCAAAAACCCCGCGCGCAGCAGCCCGCGCACTGGGGCGGCGTCTTCGCCATGTCCCTGTGCGTCTTCGCGCTGATCGCGTCCGAGTTCATGCCGGTCAGCCTGCTGACCCCCATGGCCGCCGAACTCCAGGTCTCCGAGGGAATGGTGGGCCAGGGCATTGCCATCTCCGGGCTCTTTGCCGTCCTCACCAGCCTGTCCGTATCCACGCTGGCCGGCAACCTGAACCGCAAGCCGCTCCTTTTGGGCCTGACCACCTTGATGGCGGTCTCCGGAGCCCTGGTGGCGATGGCCCCGGGATACCTGCTCTTCATGGTTGGCCGCGCCCTCATTGGCGTGGTGATCGGCGGATTCTGGTCCATGTCTGCGGCAACCGCCATGCGGCTGGTGCCCGCCCACCAAGTGCCGCGTGCCCTGGCGATCTTCAACGGGGGCAACGCCCTGGCCACCGTCCTGGCTGCGCCCCTGGGCAGCTACCTGGGTTCGGTCATCGGCTGGCGTGGAGCGTTCTTCTGCCTGGTTCCGGTGGCGGTGCTCGCCCTGGCCTGGCAATGGATCAGCCTTCCGTCAATGAAGGCCGGGACGCGGGCCACGGGCACGGTTTTTGGGATTTTCGCCGCATTCAAGAGCCGCACCGTCGCCTGGGGGATGGCCGCCTGCGGGTCCTTCTTCATGGGGCAGTTCGTCCTGTTCACCTACATCCGTCCCTTCCTGGAGACGGTGACCCGCGTGGACGTGGCCACGATATCCCTGGTGCTGCTGGTAATCGGTGTGGCGGGCTTTGCCGGCACCATGCTCATTGGCCGCTTCCTGGGCAAGGGCCTGTACCGGACCTTGGCAGCCATTCCGGCCCTCATGGCCGTCATAGCGGCGGCCCTCGTTCCGTCCGGCGGCTGGTTTGCCGCCGTCGTGGTCCTCCTGGCTTTCTGGGGACTGATGTCCACGTCCGCCCCGGTGGGCTGGTGGAGCTGGATCGCCGAGGCCATGCCGCACGACGCCGAGGCCGGCGGAGGCCTGATGGTGGCCGTGGTCCAGACCTCGATCGCGGTCGGCTCAACGTTGGGCGGCGTGCTTTTCGACTCCGCCGGCTATGGCGGGGCTTTCCTGGCGGCCGCAGCCATCCTTGCGGTTTCGTCGGTCCTCGCGTACCTGACTGCCAGGGTCACGGGCCGGACCGCCTGA